The Bifidobacterium bifidum ATCC 29521 = JCM 1255 = DSM 20456 region TGAGACTGGTGTTGCGGGCGCTTGGCATCGCCGATGATTCGCTGCCGGGCGCGCTGTTGCTGGAATCGACCGGTTTCGCTACCGGCGTGTTGCTGAATTTCGCGTTGTTCATGCTGCTGCTGCGCGTGGTCGCGCACATACGCGCGGGCAAATTCACGCTGGTGGGGGCGGCGCTTGGGGCTCTGGCGGTCGCGGTGATGCAGCTGCTGGGCGCTCGTCTGTTGACGGGTGCGTCGCGCAACCCGATGCTGGCGCCGTTCGCAGCTATCATCGGCGTGCTCATCTGGTTCAACTTGGTGGCGCAGGTGATTATGATCTGCGCGGCGTTCATCGCCGAGTGCCGGCGGGGGGGGCGGGGAGAGCCGGAGCTAGCTACAGCCGCTGTCAGCTGACAGGGTAACTGGCATCAAGCATTGCCGGATACGATATCGTATGAGACGGCTGCGAGCTTCATCGCAGGTCGCAAGGTGCATGTCTTTCATGAGATGTGCCGTAGAGCATATGACGAGAGGGGAGTTCCCATGGCGATTGATGTATATGGTGCAACATGGTGCGGCGACTGCCACCGTGCCAAGAACGCGCTCGACCGGTTCGGCGCCGCTTACACGTGGCACGACATCGAGCAGGAGGAGGGCGCGGCCGACCGTGCCGTTGAGATCAGCGGCCAAAAACACATCCCGGTCGTGCTCTATGGCGACGGGTCGTTCCAGGTCGAGCCGTCCGTCGTGGACATCCAGAACAAGCTCAACGAGCTTGGCCTGCTCGGGTGAGCGGTGAGTGGCTGCGGCGGTGGCGAGGTGCGGTATCGGCTGTCCGCCATTGAACACGATGCATCAATTCGCGCCTTATGGTCGGCGCTTTTGCAAAGTGAGGACAGCATCGTTGCTTGATTTGACCAGATTCTATTCGTAGGCAGAATTCGAATTTTGGTAGTTGAATGGTTCCGGGAGTGCTGGGACAGTGAATGATTCGACGATCTCGGGGATGCGGCTGTGGGAGGCCCGGAAGATCCATCGTTTCAGCTTGGCCCCGGCTTGTCCGGTGGGCTGGTGCGGGAGCGTCCCGAGGAGTTCCTTGAGTTGCCATGACCGGTAGGGCTGGCCCCTGGGATCCGTGTCCTGCCGTTCGGTGAGATCCTCCGGGTTCTTGGGCACGGCGTATCTGACGCCGCGCATCGCCTCGGTCGCCGTCTTGTCGTTGCCGCGCCGGGCCTGGTTCCGCACCCGTTTCCTGACCTGGTCGGGCGCGTCGCTCATCCGGGAGACGATGTGGAACGAGTCCGGGACGCGCCCGGCGTTCGGCAGGCGCTCCTTCACGCTGGCGTCGATCCACTTGGCGCCGTCGCCGGTGACTGCCTTGATGGAGGCGCGCTGCTCGTCGGTCGGCTGTCGGAAGAACAGGCCGGGCACCTCCTTGCCGTATCCGTCGTGCGCCCAGACGACCCGTCTGCGCTTGTGGTCGACGACCACGGTGATGTACGTGTGCCCCCCTTCCTGCAGCTGGTCTCGTCCACGCCTATCGCGGTGGGACCGTCGAACATGCACGGCATCGAGGATTCCAAGCGGGCGGCGACCCTGCGCGCGATATGGCCGGCCGTCCTCCACGCGATGCGTGGGAATCCGCCCACGGTCTTCTGGCTGGCGACCGCCGCCGGCCACGCGCACTCCATCTCGAAACCACTGGTGAGCCGGCTGTCCGGCTCCGCCACGGCACTTGGGCGGCCACCACGCCATGCTCCGCGCACGCCACGCGCGGCGCCAGGCCCATGAGCTCGACCCCATAGCAGCCGAAGTCCTGGTGGCGCCATCGCCGTTCGCCGCCACCCCTCCCATATAACAGGCCCGTCCGCTATAAACCGCAAGATGAGGTCCACAGCGGACGGGCCTGTTCGTTCATATGGTCGGCGGTCATGGACATGCCCCATGCCTACTCCGGCAACGAGGCCGGAACCGGCGGTACCGCCACGACACGGCAACTCGACCGGTATAGGGACGGTCCATAACAAGTTCATACGGTTCATCGCACATTGAACATCAGTTGAACGACGAATGATATTTGATGCGCGCACCATGAACAGTGCCTGAATCAGCCATCGTCTCCGAAAAGCGGCGGATAGCCTTGTAAAGGCCATGATGCGTAGGCGCATTGCAACGGCACATTCGCATCGTCGTTGAAATAGGAGAGTGCTAGGGAGAGCCTGGTCATGCATATAGGAAAGATACGCAATATCATCAAACCAGCGGTGGCGTGCATAGCGCTTGCCGTGTTCGCCGCGCCGGGTACGGTAGTCTCCGCCGCGGCGCTTGAACGTGAAGGTGCCCCATTGGATGTGGTGGCCGATTGGAAATTCCAGCAGGCGCATTCCACCGGTTCCATCGACGGTGGTGACCTGGTCATCAAGGATATGTCGGGCAACGGCAACGATCTGCACATGCAGACCTACGGGAAAAATGATTACAAGCTCAGCGACTATGTCAACTGGTCGTCGAATTCGATGAACGGTGACGGTGGTGGAAGCCTGAAGCTCAACGGCGACAGCGATCTGGCGCATAAGAAGGATCATCCCGAGCAGCGAGATCCCAAGGGCGCGGATTTCATCACCGCGAGCGGCGCTCCCATCAACAAAGAGCAATTTGCCAACGGATACACCATGGAGTTCGTGTACTACCTTCCCGATGACTTCAACGCCGGTACCGATTCGTGGATGGGGCTTGCGGCCAGGCAATCCACAAACAGCAACATGGATGAACACGAGATGGGGTCGATGAGCCTGTCGATCTCCAATTGCAAGGAAACCCAGTTCAAGGCCGCCAACAAGGACAATGAGTCGACCATGAACACCGATGATCCCAACAACGGCGTCACCAGCTGGGGCGTCACCATGGATCACGGTGGCATTTGGTATCACATCGCCGTCGTATCCGATGGCACGAACGTGGTGACATACACCAACGGTGCCAAAGCATTCCGCAATATCAACAAGAACGGCAATGGCCTGTATGCCGATCCGACCGATGGTCGCTTCCGCATCGGCTCGTCGTATTACAACGACACTTTCGACACCAGCCAATACAACAAGGACGACTTTGACAAGTTCCTGCGTGGCAACCTGCAGGAGGTGAGATTCTCCCGCGGTGCGCTGGCACAGGGCAACTGGATCGTGCCCAACCCGACCGAGTATCTCAAGGATTACGGTACCAACGATCGTTTCGTGCTGGACAACCCCAGCGTACATACGATGGCTTTCTTGCCGGACACGCAGAATGCCATCCGTTGGGTGCCCACGGTGATGGACCGAGCCATCGACCAGTTCGATTCGGAAGATTCCAGTCTTAATCTGACCAACATCGTGTCCCTCGGTGACGTGGTGGATAACTGGGACAGTGACGCGCAATGGCAGGCATCGTCCAAGGCGTTCGGGCGTATGCAGAAAGTGGGCGTCCCCTTCCTGGAGCAGCCGGGCAATCATGATTACAATGGAGGCAGGCATGGCTACGGAGTGCCCAGCTTGCGCAAGGCGGACAATTACCTGAAACACTTCGGACCCGACTCCGATTTCGGCAAGTATCAGAAAGAACACGGTTTTGCATACTCGCCCGATGGCCTGTCCTCATACCATCTGGTAGACAACGGCTCCTACAAGTATCTGGTGATGAACATCGACATGGGCGCGGTGGTCAGCAACTCGTCCTCGGCAAGCAATGACGATATGCGATGGTTCGAGCAGGTGCTCAAAGACCACCCGAACAACCCGACTGTGGTGGTGAGCCACGATATCTTCAAGTGCTCCGATTCACGTCCGAATGAAATCTCCCTCGATGACGATTCCGGATACAACGGTGAAGCCGGTGACGATGAAGGTGCCGGCTCGAAAATCTGGAACATCGTGAAACGGTACAACCAGGTATTCATGATGTACTCCGGTCACAATCACGGATCCGGACAAATGACCCTGACCAATGACGCCGGCAATCCGGTGCTGGGGCTGTTGTCCGACTATCAGTTCGCGTATAACGGCGGCAATGCGTTCTTCCAGTACGTCGGCATGGATGAAGCGAACAACAAGATCACCATGCGTACGTATTCGCCATACTCGGCATCGCTGCCCGCGGCCGAGCGTTCGTTCTTCGATGTCAACTCCCTGACCGGTGTCGGCAACACCTATGACGGATCGTTCGATTTCGCCAAACGATTCGCCGGTTACGAACATTCCTCCGGTTATGACGCGCAGCAGTCGGTGATCTCCTTGGTGCGCGGCATCGGTGCGTTGAATGGTCAGACGCCGGCGAGCGAAGTACGGCAACTATATACTGCTCTGGCCGCATTGCCGGATAATGTGAAAGCGCAATTCGGTGATCCGTCGGATAGTGGCTCTCTGGCAGGCAGACTCGCCGCCGCATACAATGCCGCGTTCCCCAAGCCGGAACAGCCCGACACCAAGCCCGGTGCCGGCAATCAGACTGGAAGCCAAGGTGGGCATCAGGGTGGACAGTCCGGAAGCCAACAAGGGCAGAAGGGCGATGGCCATGGCAAGGGGCAGACGAATGCCGGCCCGGAGGCAATGGCCTCCACTGGTGCCGATGTGGCCCCGATCGTCGTTATCGCGATGATGACGATCTTGTTGGCCGGCGTGCTTGTGCTCGTGAAGCGTAAGCATCACCTTTCGCACTAACCGATTACCGGTGTGCAACCTGTCGACGAGCGAGCAGCCAATAGCTGGGCCTGATATAGAACCCGCGGTACTGGTTGCTCGCTCGTCGAATCAAGGAAAACCGAAGCACGCTTCGCGCCAATGCCGAAGACGCCGATGGCTTGCCGTGTCGCCACCTGCGCATTGGCGTCATGATTGTCGTGATCGTGGCCTACGTGATGTTCGGCCCGTTTCGCGGCGACATCGTTCTGGTCTTTGGCGCGTCGGCGATCTTCTACGTTTCCGGTACGTTCGCGTTTCCGGTACGTTCATCATGATGACGGTCATCCTTTCCCTGACCGGTCCCATCGAGCACGGTCAGGAAGAGCGGCAAGCCATCGAGGTCGGAACCGGCGGTGTGTCACCTGTCGGCCAGGAGCCTCCATCAACTAGTATCAGCTAGTATCCGATATGAAGCCGTGGCCTCATTGCCAATCGCCAAGGGAGGAAACCGTGCGCGCGCGACGTGACTTTGCATGGCCGAAACTGCTGACCGCGGACGGACGCGGCATCGCCTTCGGCGGCGACTACAATCCCGACCAATGGCCGGAGGACGTCTGGGACGACGACATCCGCCTGATGACCCAGGCCGGTGTCAACACCGTGGCCCTTGCCATCTTCAGCTGGGACCGCCTCCAACCCACCGAAGACCATTGGGATTTTGGCTGGCTCGATCGCATCATCGACAAGCTCGGCAAGGCTGGCATCGCGGTTGATTTGGCATCCGCGACGGCGACCGCACCCCTGTGGCTCTACGAAAA contains the following coding sequences:
- a CDS encoding mycoredoxin gives rise to the protein MAIDVYGATWCGDCHRAKNALDRFGAAYTWHDIEQEEGAADRAVEISGQKHIPVVLYGDGSFQVEPSVVDIQNKLNELGLLG
- a CDS encoding transposase; this translates as MHVRRSHRDRRGRDQLQEGGHTYITVVVDHKRRRVVWAHDGYGKEVPGLFFRQPTDEQRASIKAVTGDGAKWIDASVKERLPNAGRVPDSFHIVSRMSDAPDQVRKRVRNQARRGNDKTATEAMRGVRYAVPKNPEDLTERQDTDPRGQPYRSWQLKELLGTLPHQPTGQAGAKLKRWIFRASHSRIPEIVESFTVPALPEPFNYQNSNSAYE
- a CDS encoding LamG-like jellyroll fold domain-containing protein — encoded protein: MHIGKIRNIIKPAVACIALAVFAAPGTVVSAAALEREGAPLDVVADWKFQQAHSTGSIDGGDLVIKDMSGNGNDLHMQTYGKNDYKLSDYVNWSSNSMNGDGGGSLKLNGDSDLAHKKDHPEQRDPKGADFITASGAPINKEQFANGYTMEFVYYLPDDFNAGTDSWMGLAARQSTNSNMDEHEMGSMSLSISNCKETQFKAANKDNESTMNTDDPNNGVTSWGVTMDHGGIWYHIAVVSDGTNVVTYTNGAKAFRNINKNGNGLYADPTDGRFRIGSSYYNDTFDTSQYNKDDFDKFLRGNLQEVRFSRGALAQGNWIVPNPTEYLKDYGTNDRFVLDNPSVHTMAFLPDTQNAIRWVPTVMDRAIDQFDSEDSSLNLTNIVSLGDVVDNWDSDAQWQASSKAFGRMQKVGVPFLEQPGNHDYNGGRHGYGVPSLRKADNYLKHFGPDSDFGKYQKEHGFAYSPDGLSSYHLVDNGSYKYLVMNIDMGAVVSNSSSASNDDMRWFEQVLKDHPNNPTVVVSHDIFKCSDSRPNEISLDDDSGYNGEAGDDEGAGSKIWNIVKRYNQVFMMYSGHNHGSGQMTLTNDAGNPVLGLLSDYQFAYNGGNAFFQYVGMDEANNKITMRTYSPYSASLPAAERSFFDVNSLTGVGNTYDGSFDFAKRFAGYEHSSGYDAQQSVISLVRGIGALNGQTPASEVRQLYTALAALPDNVKAQFGDPSDSGSLAGRLAAAYNAAFPKPEQPDTKPGAGNQTGSQGGHQGGQSGSQQGQKGDGHGKGQTNAGPEAMASTGADVAPIVVIAMMTILLAGVLVLVKRKHHLSH